The Starkeya sp. ORNL1 DNA window GAGAATCGAGGGCGGGAGGTCTGGGCTCAAGATCGTGCGCTTCAAGGCGATCGAGCGTTTCTCACACTGGCTTACAGCGGTGTCGTTCGTAGTGCTTGGCATCACCGGGCTGAATATCACCTTTGGCAAGCTGCTGCTGTTGCCGCTGATCGGTCCGCAGGCGTTTTCCGACGTGTCGCAGATCGCCAAGTACGTGCACAATTTCGTCAGCTTCGCCTTTGTGGTCGGGCTCGTCCTGATTGCTGTAATCTTCATCAAGGATAATGTACCGGCAAAGGTAGACATCGAGTGGGTCAAGAAAGGCGGCGGCTTCATTAAATCGAGACATGCGCCCGCCGGAAGGTTCAATCTGGGCGAAAAGGCCGTCTTTTGGCTGTCGCTTGGGGCCGGCATCGTCGTATCTGTCTCGGGCTATTTTTTACTGTTCCCATTCGCTCTTACCAATATTGCGGGCATGCAGGTCGCGCAGGTGGTGCATGCCGTTGTCGCCGTGATGTTCGTCGCATTGATCCTGGCGCACATCTATATCGGCACGCTCGGGATGGAAGGCGCGTTCGAGGCGATGGGATCGGGCGAGGTCGACCTGAACTGGGCGAAAGAGCATCACGACCAGTGGCTGGCGCAAAAGCTTGAAAAGGAACCGATCCGGTCCGCGCCCACTCCGGCGGAATAGGCGCTCAGTTCGAATCCTTGTCCGGCTTTGCGATGCCCTCGCGCTCACGCAGATAGTCGTCCGTGGTGCGGATGGACGGCTTATTTGCGTAGGGATCGAACCCTTCACTGGCAACGAATGCGACGCGGCAGTCCTCGCACATCTTGATGACGTCGATCCGCCGCGATGATCCGCTGTACATCCAGTGTTTGCCTTCCAGCTTGGCGATAACGCGGTCGATCGTGCTTTTCACGCCAAACGGCTTGCCGCAACTGATGCAGCAAAACGGCTCTTCCTTCTTCAGGATCCTTGCGGGGGCGGTGACCGCACGAAAGTCGATCTGCGGCTTCAACGTGATGACGTCTTCCGGACATGTCGCCTGGCACAGGCCGCACTGCACGCAAACGTCCTCGACAAACCGGAGCATCGGGCGTTCGGGGTCGTCGCGCAACGCGCCGGTCGGACAGGCCGAGACACAAGACAGGCACAGTGTGCAGCCGCCGACGTCGACCTCGATGGCGCCGAATGGCGCACCGGTCGGCAACGCAATGACATCGACCGGCGCTGGCGCCGCGCGCTGCAACTCGCCCATTGCAACGCGCAGCACGCCGCGCTTTGCGCCAACCGGCCGAAAGCTTGCAGGGCGCGGCGCGATCGGCAATTCGGGAATTGCACGCAGCGTCGCAATCAGCACATCGGGGTCATCGGTTTCGATCGTCGCGATCCGGCTGCCGCCGAAGCCAAGTCCGGTCAGGATGGAATCTGCCAGAGCTATTGTGCGCGTCAGTCCGGAAAGGTCATGCCGCGGTCGCGCGCGCAGCAGGAAGCGTGTCGCCGCAGCACCGTACGCCATGGCCGCGGCAATGCTCTCCAACCCGACTTGGGTGATCTCGTTGACTGCGACCGGCAGGACGTTGGCCGGCAGCCCGTCGCCGAAGCGGGCCAGCGCATCGATCAGCGGCGCGCCGTGCGGCTCGTCGTGAAACAACAAAATCGCCTGTTCGCCTCCGGCCTCGCGATAGGTCAGCAGCAGCGCGCGCAGCTTGCGCATCAAGGCGTCTTCGGGCGGAACCGCGTAAGAGGCGGCGCCGGTCGGGCAGGCAGCGGCGCATTGGCCGCAGCCGGCGCAGCTATTCGGATCGATCGCCACGTGATCGCCAGCCGGCGCTATCGCGCCGGCCGGGCAAAGATCGAGGCAGCGCGTGCAGCCAACGATCTGCGAGCGCGAATGCGCGCACAGCGAAGCGTCGAAGGTGATATAGCGCGGCTTCTCGAAGGTACCGATCAGATCGCGGGCCTTCAGCACAGCTTCCAGCACCGCTGTCGGATTGCCGGGGTCGGCGCGCAGATACCCGTCGCGCAGGTCAGCCGCCGGAAATAGTGCGTTGCCGCCGGACAGATCGAGCACGACATCGCAGTTCGACCGCGCGCCGTTGCGCACCGGCCCGAACTTCAGCACGTCACGGGACGATGGCAGGGACTGCGCAAAGCTGTCGACGGTAATCTCGAAGGTGCCGAGATGGCCTCTTGCGGTGCGCACCTTGCCCTGCGCAATCGGGAAGCTCGTCGTCGCACCGGGAATGATATGGGCACCAGGCGCAACCAGCACGGTGACGTCGAGGTGATCCTTGAGCAGCTTGCCGGCATCCACCGCGGCTTGGTCGCGG harbors:
- a CDS encoding 4Fe-4S binding protein — encoded protein: MTSPSEQILICSCEDTVPLDADAVGRGCKGSEILTARNLCGREMDRFRVIAAADRALTVGCTQEAALFLDVSSETARANAIKFANIRETAGWSNDAASASPKMAALLVAAAEPMPDVASIKLESGGVILIYGRDQAAVDAGKLLKDHLDVTVLVAPGAHIIPGATTSFPIAQGKVRTARGHLGTFEITVDSFAQSLPSSRDVLKFGPVRNGARSNCDVVLDLSGGNALFPAADLRDGYLRADPGNPTAVLEAVLKARDLIGTFEKPRYITFDASLCAHSRSQIVGCTRCLDLCPAGAIAPAGDHVAIDPNSCAGCGQCAAACPTGAASYAVPPEDALMRKLRALLLTYREAGGEQAILLFHDEPHGAPLIDALARFGDGLPANVLPVAVNEITQVGLESIAAAMAYGAAATRFLLRARPRHDLSGLTRTIALADSILTGLGFGGSRIATIETDDPDVLIATLRAIPELPIAPRPASFRPVGAKRGVLRVAMGELQRAAPAPVDVIALPTGAPFGAIEVDVGGCTLCLSCVSACPTGALRDDPERPMLRFVEDVCVQCGLCQATCPEDVITLKPQIDFRAVTAPARILKKEEPFCCISCGKPFGVKSTIDRVIAKLEGKHWMYSGSSRRIDVIKMCEDCRVAFVASEGFDPYANKPSIRTTDDYLREREGIAKPDKDSN
- a CDS encoding formate dehydrogenase subunit gamma yields the protein MTIMARSLLASLRGMLVTLALLTVALSGSAFAEKFNPDGSPNPDASHVSEQEVLKQFPRAEGRIDIPDTKAAVLIQPMGRTWDYFHEVLLHWGAAIVILGTIAVLALAYLLMGRLRIEGGRSGLKIVRFKAIERFSHWLTAVSFVVLGITGLNITFGKLLLLPLIGPQAFSDVSQIAKYVHNFVSFAFVVGLVLIAVIFIKDNVPAKVDIEWVKKGGGFIKSRHAPAGRFNLGEKAVFWLSLGAGIVVSVSGYFLLFPFALTNIAGMQVAQVVHAVVAVMFVALILAHIYIGTLGMEGAFEAMGSGEVDLNWAKEHHDQWLAQKLEKEPIRSAPTPAE